A window of the Bdellovibrio sp. ZAP7 genome harbors these coding sequences:
- a CDS encoding four-helix bundle copper-binding protein: MASIPMQDSDMAKCIKACMNCTKACMEALHYLLQQGVSGKQIAMLQMCTEACQLSSKMMLADLEFHHQACELSFELSTACAAICASYDDELMARCAETCRYCSETCRGMAGMTVQMKGTAKDLRSPLPSTRL, translated from the coding sequence ATGGCGTCGATTCCAATGCAAGACAGCGACATGGCGAAATGTATTAAAGCGTGCATGAATTGTACAAAGGCATGTATGGAAGCTCTTCACTATCTGCTGCAGCAAGGTGTGTCTGGAAAGCAAATAGCGATGTTGCAAATGTGTACAGAGGCCTGTCAGCTTTCTTCAAAAATGATGTTGGCGGATTTAGAGTTTCATCATCAAGCATGTGAACTTTCTTTTGAACTTTCGACAGCGTGTGCGGCGATCTGCGCCTCCTATGATGACGAACTCATGGCTCGATGTGCGGAAACTTGTCGTTACTGTTCGGAAACTTGCCGAGGAATGGCAGGCATGACGGTGCAAATGAAAGGAACCGCGAAAGATCTTCGCAGCCCCCTTCCTTCGACTCGTTTATAA
- a CDS encoding MarR family winged helix-turn-helix transcriptional regulator, translating to MAKLFIQDLPTEQELKASCGDLHTEEVDAGILHSNLLFMKVANELDNHLEGVLSKYSLSSGRFTLLYMLRNAPEGLSPSALASKAGVTQATISGLLNNMEKNELIVRETHVKDGRSFVIKLTPKGDSTLKEIFPQWYPRLKEFWAQQFSQEQLVAFKATLEEMIKKTEVLGTEG from the coding sequence TGGCGAAATTATTTATTCAGGACTTGCCGACGGAACAAGAGTTAAAAGCTTCTTGCGGAGATCTGCACACGGAAGAGGTGGATGCAGGAATTCTTCACTCGAACCTTCTTTTCATGAAGGTGGCAAATGAGTTGGACAATCACCTTGAAGGTGTACTATCCAAATACAGTCTTTCCAGCGGACGATTCACACTTCTTTACATGCTAAGAAACGCACCAGAGGGACTAAGCCCTTCTGCACTCGCTTCTAAAGCAGGAGTGACGCAAGCAACGATTTCGGGCTTGTTGAACAATATGGAGAAGAATGAATTGATCGTGCGCGAAACACATGTAAAGGACGGTCGTTCTTTTGTGATCAAATTGACACCAAAAGGCGACAGCACTTTGAAAGAGATTTTCCCACAGTGGTATCCACGCTTGAAAGAGTTTTGGGCGCAACAGTTCTCCCAAGAACAATTAGTTGCCTTCAAAGCGACTCTCGAAGAAATGATCAAAAAAACCGAAGTCCTCGGGACTGAAGGTTAG